A stretch of the Lytechinus variegatus isolate NC3 chromosome 5, Lvar_3.0, whole genome shotgun sequence genome encodes the following:
- the LOC121415404 gene encoding galanin receptor 2b-like — MTDFMNLTESTTYFGFDDVSGTDYNNSSDEGGGGGGDGDGGYGGKPMIWVILEALIGFLGVLGNGLVLFVFFKDKSLRNLINSFIINQSIIDFTTSFVFLLICFLPKITLDPTSLANLIFCQIWASEYVLWALFISSSLNLVSITLDRYCAIIYPAKYRSSAKKLKRRIKLISVVTWSSGFVLDCYWPAIHVIHPIYGCIPGWPNKIMQGVIGVFIFFITYAGPLGVMGFSYIRILSKLRKPIGQPAPTVSSKSTNSNTCDRAMHPPKRGRSERSERASRNVIKTMLTVSLTYAICWAPIAFNYLVYNLGGPLDFQGIWYAVTKIFVYANLCANPFIYTMQYQQFQKGFERAFKVKIFKGLPDSTDPTKTQPSVASDDRQADVSV, encoded by the coding sequence ATGACTGATTTTATGAACCTGACAGAGAGCACGACATATTTCGGATTCGACGACGTCAGTGGAACAGATTACAATAACAGTAGTGatgaaggaggaggaggtggtggGGATGGGGATGGTGGTTATGGAGGTAAACCTATGATCTGGGTAATTCTTGAAGCCCTTATTGGCTTCCTTGGCGTTTTAGGAAATGGACTCgtactttttgttttcttcaaggACAAGTCTCTTCGGAATCTCATCAACTCGTTCATTATCAATCAATCCATCATCGATTTCACCACGTCTTTTGTATTCTTGCTGATCTGTTTCCTGCCGAAGATTACGTTAGACCCAACCAGCTTGGCGAACCTCATCTTCTGTCAAATCTGGGCCTCTGAGTACGTCCTCTGGGCCCTTTTTATTTCATCGAGTCTCAATCTCGTCAGCATCACGCTCGACCGGTACTGTGCCATCATCTACCCGGCGAAATACCGCAGTTCTGCCAAGAAGCTAAAACGGCGGATCAAGTTGATTTCGGTAGTGACCTGGTCTTCCGGTTTCGTCCTCGACTGCTACTGGCCCGCCATCCATGTCATCCATCCTATCTATGGCTGCATTCCGGGTTGGCCCAACAAGATCATGCAGGGAGTAATCGGCGTGTTCATCTTTTTCATAACATATGCTGGCCCTCTGGGTGTGATGGGGTTCAGCTATATCCGCATCTTGTCCAAACTGCGGAAGCCAATCGGTCAACCTGCTCCGACAGTGTCTTCTAAATCCACAAATTCAAATACATGCGATAGAGCCATGCATCCACCGAAAAGGGGCAGGTCGGAGAGAAGCGAACGGGCCTCTCGTAATGTCATCAAGACGATGCTTACAGTTTCTCTTACCTACGCCATCTGCTGGGCTCCTATCGCCTTCAACTACTTGGTCTACAACCTCGGTGGGCCCTTGGACTTTCAGGGAATCTGGTACGCCGTAACGAAAATTTTTGTGTACGCTAACTTATGCGCGAATCCCTTCATCTACACGATGCAGTATCAACAGTTTCAAAAAGGATTCGAGAGGGCGTTCAAGGTGAAGATATTCAAAGGTTTGCCGGACAGTACTGATCCTACCAAGACGCAACCAAGTGTCGCTTCTGATGATCGTCAAGCTGATGTCTCTGTATAG